In Hevea brasiliensis isolate MT/VB/25A 57/8 chromosome 13, ASM3005281v1, whole genome shotgun sequence, a single genomic region encodes these proteins:
- the LOC110669828 gene encoding pentatricopeptide repeat-containing protein At3g18020, producing MLLTNLRSPILLKPISIPLAFLSTYDLPQLQPLHQDQDQEQPIYITNSSYWTRKIHNLCTQCRQVDEALALLDHLRLRGYRPDSLNLSSIIHALCDANRFDEAHHRFVLFISSHCVPDERTCNVLIARLLDSQSPHLTLHALHRLFDVKPEFVPSVINYNRLIYQYCEVSLPNVAHRLLFDMISRGHSSNVVTYTTLIGGYCRVSAVDAAYMLFDEMREHGVVPNSLTYSVLIRGVLRKRDVEHGKELMCDLWETMKDEEDHSVNSAAFSNIIDSLCREGFFNEVFKIAEDMPQGKSVNEEFAYGHMIDSLCRAGRNHGASRIVYIMRKRGFTPSLVSYNSIIHGLCKERGCMRAYQLFEEGTEFGYLPSEYTYRALVEALCQEMDLCKARKVLESMLKKEGGDRTRIYNIYLRALCLLNSATELLNVLVSMLQTECQPDVITLNIVINGFCKMGRIDEALKMLNDMTTGKFCAPDAVTFTAIIGGLLSVGRTQEALNLFHQVMPENGISPGVVTYNAVLRGLFKLQLADEAMRVFCRMLADGVAANSNTYSIIIDGLCGSDQIDEAKKFWDNVIWPSKIHDHFVYASILKGLCRLGNLNEACHFLYELVDSGVSPNIFSYNILIDCACRLGMKREAYQIVKEMQKNGLAPDAVTWRILDKLHGIVKR from the coding sequence ATGCTCCTCACCAATCTCAGGAGTCCAATTCTTCTCAAACCCATTTCTATTCCTCTCGCATTTCTCTCCACTTACGACCTACCACAGCTCCAACCACTACACCAAGACCAAGACCAAGAACAACCCATCTACATTACCAACAGTTCTTACTGGACCAGAAAGATCCACAATCTCTGCACCCAATGCCGCCAAGTCGATGAAGCACTTGCCCTTCTCGACCATCTCCGCCTCCGCGGCTACCGCCCTGATTCCCTCAATCTCAGCAGCATTATTCATGCGCTTTGTGACGCTAACCGCTTCGACGAAGCCCACCACCGCTTTGTCCTATTCATTTCTTCTCACTGCGTCCCTGATGAGCGGACTTGTAATGTACTCATTGCTCGATTGCTTGATTCTCAATCCCCACATTTAACGTTGCATGCCTTGCATCGTTTGTTTGATGTTAAGCCAGAGTTTGTGCCTTCTGTTATTAATTACAACCGTTTAATTTATCAGTATTGCGAGGTTTCGCTTCCGAATGTAGCGCATAGGTTGTTGTTTGATATGATCAGTAGAGGGCATTCCTCAAATGTCGTTACTTATACCACTTTGATTGGTGGGTATTGTAGAGTCAGTGCAGTGGATGCCGCATATATGTTGTTCGATGAAATGCGTGAGCATGGGGTTGTACCTAATTCGCTCACTTATAGCGTTTTGATTCGTGGGGTTTTGAGGAAGCGGGATGTTGAACATGGGAAGGAGTTGATGTGCGATCTTTGGGAGACAATGAAGGATGAAGAGGATCACTCAGTCAATAGTGCTGCTTTTTCAAATATCATTGATTCTTTATGCAGAGAAGGGTTTTTTAATGAGGTTTTTAAGATTGCAGAAGATATGCCTCAAGGGAAGAGTGTGAACGAGGAGTTTGCTTATGGGCATATGATTGATTCTCTTTGTAGAGCTGGAAGAAACCATGGTGCTTCAAGAATTGTTTATATAATGAGAAAGAGAGGGTTTACTCCGAGCTTAGTGTCATATAATTCTATTATACATGGGCTTTGCAAGGAGAGAGGTTGCATGAGGGCTTATCAGTTGTTTGAAGAAGGGACTGAATTTGGTTACTTGCCATCCGAGTATACTTATAGGGCTCTAGTGGAAGCTCTATGCCAAGAAATGGATCTCTGCAAGGCAAGGAAAGTTTTAGAGTCAATGTTGAAGAAGGAAGGAGGGGATAGAACTAGAATTTACAATATATATTTGAGAGCACTTTGTCTGCTCAATAGTGCTACTGAGCTTTTAAATGTGCTTGTTTCTATGCTACAAACTGAGTGTCAGCCTGATGTGATTACTCTCAACATAGTTATTAATGGGTTTTGCAAGATGGGAAGGATTGATGAAGCTTTAAAAATGCTAAATGATATGACGACTGGAAAATTTTGTGCCCCTGATGCTGTGACCTTCACTGCCATCATAGGTGGTTTGTTAAGTGTTGGAAGAACTCAAGAAGCTCTCAATCTATTTCATCAAGTAATGCCCGAAAATGGCATTAGTCCTGGTGTTGTAACGTATAATGCTGTTCTTCGTGGCTTGTTTAAACTTCAGTTAGCAGATGAGGCAATGAGGGTTTTTTGTAGAATGTTAGCTGATGGTGTGGCTGCCAACAGTAACACATACTCTATAATAATCGATGGATTATGCGGTTCTGACCAAATTGATGAGGCTAAGAAATTCTGGGATAATGTCATTTGGCCCTCAAAAATTCATGATCATTTTGTTTATGCTTCTATTCTCAAAGGGCTTTGTCGCTTGGGCAATTTAAATGAAGCTTGCCATTTCCTCTATGAACTGGTAGATTCTGGGGTTAGTCCAAATATTTTTAGTTACAATATTTTGATTGATTGTGCTTGCAGGTTAGGTATGAAAAGAGAAGCTTATCAAATTGTAAAAGAAATGCAAAAGAATGGTCTGGCCCCTGATGCTGTAACTTGGAGGATTCTTGACAAGTTACATGGCATTGTGAAGAGATGA
- the LOC110669815 gene encoding thaumatin-like protein encodes MREREDSFFSVILCYTLWSPLTILSLPSYLAMAMILRSLLILLLSTLIFSHITVEVSSATITLYNKCSHPVWPGIQPSAGKPLLARGGFRLSPNKAYSLKLPPLWSGRFWGRHGCIFDASGRGHCATGDCGGAFHCNGLGGTPPATLAEITLGNDQDFYDVSLVDGYNIAMSITPYKGSGKCSYAGCVSDLNLMCPVGLQVRSKDNRRVVACKSACFAFNSPRYCCTGSFGSPQSCKPTAYSRIFKAACPKAYSYAYDDPTSIATCTRGSYLVTFCPHHR; translated from the exons atgagagagagagaggactcTTTCTTCTCTGTTATCCTCTGCTACACTTTGTGGTCTCCACTAACTATTCTCTCACTTCCCAGCTACCTAGCCATGGCAATGATACTTAGATCTCTGCTCATTCTCTTGCTCTCCACCCTCATTTTCTCCCACATTACAG TGGAAGTCTCATCAGCTACTATAACACTATACAACAAGTGCAGCCACCCAGTGTGGCCTGGTATTCAACCAAGTGCAGGAAAGCCCCTCTTAGCTAGAGGTGGCTTCAGGCTCTCACCCAACAAGGCCTACTCTCTAAAACTCCCACCACTCTGGTCCGGCCGCTTCTGGGGTCGCCATGGCTGCATATTTGACGCCTCTGGCCGTGGCCACTGCGCCACAGGAGACTGTGGTGGTGCCTTTCACTGCAATGGTCTAGGAGGTACCCCTCCAGCCACCTTAGCAGAGATTACCCTGGGAAATGACCAAGATTTCTACGATGTTAGCCTCGTAGATGGCTACAATATTGCAATGTCTATAACCCCATATAAAGGGTCAGGGAAATGCAGCTATGCAGGGTGTGTTAGTGACCTGAATCTGATGTGTCCAGTTGGGTTACAGGTGAGGTCCAAGGATAATAGAAGAGTTGTAGCTTGCAAGAGTGCTTGTTTTGCTTTCAATTCGCCAAGGTATTGCTGCACAGGGAGCTTTGGAAGTCCTCAATCTTGCAAGCCAACTGCTTATTCCAGGATTTTCAAGGCAGCTTGCCCCAAAGCTTACTCCTATGCCTACGATGACCCTACAAGCATTGCTACCTGCACTCGTGGGAGCTATTTGGTCACTTTCTGCCCTCACCACCGCTGA